In Selenomonas sp. TAMA-11512, a genomic segment contains:
- the flgA gene encoding flagellar basal body P-ring formation chaperone FlgA → MRRWQATGIALLLLLFLRLSSAEAAYGPGMYEEKFSQKVTTAMMEEKAREKLDAMLRDSGETRRHEITLEKPANDMQIPAGQISVDASIPTGVHYGKRTPVHAIVYLDGKVYRRAIFYYRVRVYDRVLVASRNLFPSDELTAADVHLEEREVFGREDKWLRSADAVVGKQPRSLIEMGKVLTKSSVVSPILIEAGTEVTMVSEYNGIEVRAAGVALARGRAGQRIRVRNALSRRVVIAEVINSTTVRIVK, encoded by the coding sequence ATGCGTAGATGGCAAGCGACAGGCATCGCACTCCTCCTGCTGCTCTTCCTGCGGCTGTCGAGCGCGGAAGCGGCCTACGGGCCGGGGATGTATGAGGAGAAGTTCTCGCAGAAGGTCACAACCGCCATGATGGAGGAAAAGGCGCGCGAAAAGCTGGATGCCATGCTCCGGGACAGCGGTGAGACGAGACGTCATGAGATCACGTTGGAAAAGCCCGCCAATGATATGCAGATCCCTGCGGGGCAGATATCCGTAGACGCGAGCATACCGACAGGCGTGCACTACGGCAAGCGCACGCCCGTGCACGCCATCGTCTATCTAGACGGAAAGGTATATCGACGGGCGATCTTCTACTATCGCGTGCGCGTCTATGATCGGGTGCTCGTTGCCAGCCGCAATCTCTTTCCGAGCGATGAGCTCACGGCGGCTGACGTTCATCTGGAAGAGCGCGAAGTGTTCGGAAGGGAAGACAAGTGGCTGCGAAGTGCGGACGCCGTCGTCGGCAAACAGCCGCGCAGTCTGATTGAAATGGGGAAGGTGCTCACGAAGAGCTCCGTCGTCTCGCCCATCCTGATTGAAGCCGGCACGGAGGTCACGATGGTCAGCGAGTACAACGGCATCGAGGTCCGGGCCGCAGGCGTGGCGCTCGCGAGGGGCCGCGCTGGACAGCGCATCCGCGTGCGGAACGCCCTGTCCAGGCGCGTGGTCATAGCGGAAGTCATCAACAGTACAACGGTGAGGATCGTCAAGTGA
- a CDS encoding flagellar basal body L-ring protein FlgH, producing MKKTKKFASLVMAAVFSLSLCLPQADVAARSLWSDTSETGTSSVNLFADRKARQVGDTLTIVINESTTTTQSKKRSNSKSGSANLNAGIGIFDFFKAASISGSDKFSANGSANDTSRFQGNITVTVVDVEPNGNMVVEGTQSIWQNRDEHKITLTGVVRRDDVTYDNTVPSTKVANAAVRFDGKGPLNAKQRQGILTQIFNFLF from the coding sequence ATGAAAAAGACGAAGAAGTTCGCTTCGCTCGTCATGGCAGCCGTATTTTCTTTGAGCCTGTGCCTGCCGCAGGCGGATGTGGCCGCCCGTTCTCTGTGGTCGGATACCTCGGAGACGGGAACTTCATCCGTCAATCTGTTTGCCGATCGAAAGGCGAGACAGGTGGGCGATACGCTGACGATCGTCATCAATGAATCCACGACGACGACACAGTCCAAGAAGCGGTCAAACAGCAAATCCGGAAGCGCGAATCTGAATGCCGGCATAGGCATATTTGATTTCTTCAAGGCCGCTTCCATCAGCGGCAGCGATAAATTCTCGGCGAACGGGTCGGCCAACGATACGAGTAGATTCCAGGGCAATATCACCGTCACCGTCGTGGATGTCGAACCGAACGGCAACATGGTTGTCGAGGGTACACAGTCCATCTGGCAGAACCGCGACGAGCACAAGATCACCCTGACGGGCGTTGTCCGACGCGATGACGTGACGTATGACAATACCGTCCCGTCGACGAAGGTCGCAAACGCAGCCGTACGCTTCGACGGCAAGGGTCCGCTCAATGCAAAGCAGCGCCAGGGCATTCTGACGCAGATATTCAACTTCTTGTTCTAA
- a CDS encoding flagellar basal body P-ring protein FlgI, which produces MKKMWLLALLLVGVFAFQTTADAAAAATRIKDIARVQGVRDNQLIGYGLVVGLNGTGDSNKTLQTLQSVANMLRGFGVTINQANLKTKNVAAVMVTATLPPFAREGDTLDITVSSMGDAKNIQGGTLLQTPLQAGNGEIYAVAQGAVSIGGFSAGQGGSSSQKNHPTVGMTPNGAIVERTIEDNIGSGGTISLSLGRGDFTTAARVADAINAQYGRVATAANAGRVDVTVPTYYQGNIVSFIASLEDLYITPDNPAKIVVNERTGTIVMGGNVAVDEVAITQGGLSIAISRDYDVNQPGPFSMGSTVISQNDNVDAQEQKANSVILPATANISDVIGALNSIGATARDIISILQAMKAAGALHADLEII; this is translated from the coding sequence ATGAAAAAGATGTGGCTGCTCGCCCTCTTGCTCGTCGGTGTTTTCGCCTTTCAGACGACCGCCGATGCCGCCGCTGCCGCGACGCGTATCAAGGATATCGCGAGAGTGCAGGGCGTTCGCGACAACCAGCTCATCGGCTACGGTCTTGTCGTCGGCTTGAACGGGACGGGCGATTCCAACAAGACACTGCAGACGCTGCAGTCCGTCGCGAATATGCTGCGCGGCTTCGGCGTCACCATCAACCAGGCAAATCTGAAGACAAAGAACGTCGCGGCCGTCATGGTCACGGCGACGCTCCCTCCGTTCGCGCGTGAGGGCGATACGCTCGATATTACCGTTTCATCGATGGGTGACGCGAAGAATATCCAGGGCGGCACGCTCCTGCAGACGCCGCTGCAGGCGGGAAACGGCGAAATCTATGCCGTGGCGCAGGGTGCTGTCTCCATCGGAGGCTTCTCCGCGGGGCAGGGGGGCAGCAGCTCCCAGAAGAATCATCCGACCGTCGGCATGACGCCGAATGGCGCCATCGTTGAGCGCACGATCGAGGACAACATCGGCAGCGGAGGAACGATATCGCTGTCGCTCGGACGCGGCGATTTCACGACGGCGGCGCGCGTCGCCGACGCGATCAACGCCCAGTATGGCCGCGTGGCTACCGCGGCGAACGCGGGACGCGTCGATGTCACCGTGCCGACCTACTATCAGGGCAACATCGTCAGCTTTATAGCGAGCCTTGAAGATCTGTACATCACGCCGGACAATCCGGCAAAGATCGTCGTCAATGAGCGCACAGGAACCATCGTCATGGGCGGAAACGTCGCCGTGGATGAAGTCGCCATCACGCAGGGCGGACTGTCAATCGCGATCAGCCGTGACTACGACGTCAATCAGCCGGGGCCGTTCAGCATGGGGAGCACAGTTATTTCGCAGAATGACAATGTCGATGCCCAGGAGCAGAAGGCAAATTCCGTCATCCTGCCGGCAACGGCGAATATCAGCGACGTCATCGGCGCGCTGAACTCCATCGGCGCGACCGCGCGGGATATCATCTCGATCCTGCAGGCGATGAAAGCGGCCGGTGCTCTGCATGCGGATTTGGAGATTATTTGA
- a CDS encoding rod-binding protein, whose product MGVNAMQIGAIGSNTAVMAGGTDAGASVQAAERAKFDAALKEAEQKLSVRSGELSPAEDKKLREACQGFEAMFLNIMYTQMRNTVPKNDLFGHDNADEILQSMRDTAMMNAAAESGGIGLAKMLYEQLKLDSKAIVTPK is encoded by the coding sequence ATGGGAGTTAATGCGATGCAAATCGGTGCGATCGGAAGCAATACAGCAGTCATGGCAGGCGGCACGGATGCCGGCGCTTCCGTACAGGCGGCGGAACGGGCAAAGTTCGACGCGGCGCTGAAGGAGGCCGAGCAGAAGCTTTCCGTCCGCTCCGGCGAGCTCAGTCCCGCCGAGGATAAAAAGCTCAGAGAGGCTTGCCAGGGCTTTGAGGCGATGTTCCTCAACATCATGTATACGCAGATGCGCAACACCGTGCCGAAGAACGATCTCTTCGGACACGACAACGCGGATGAAATCCTGCAGTCCATGCGCGATACGGCGATGATGAACGCCGCGGCCGAGTCCGGTGGCATAGGACTTGCAAAGATGCTCTACGAGCAGCTCAAGCTGGACAGCAAGGCGATCGTGACGCCTAAGTAA